Proteins from a single region of Starkeya sp. ORNL1:
- the recJ gene encoding single-stranded-DNA-specific exonuclease RecJ codes for MSLAVSALPPPRAFLGVERSVTGRFWRDRLDLRSSQAALAIVQRQGVPELLARVLAGRNVPVDEVEAWLDPTVRRLLPDPDTLTGMPAAVARLADAVTSGEQVAVFGDYDVDGATSTALLVAVLRSGGLDPWFHIPDRIFEGYGPNIPAIEQLAARGAKLLVTVDCGTVSFEPFARAHELGLDVVVIDHHQAGEELPDVAGLVNPNRADDLSGLGHLCAAGLVFVVAVGLVRELRRRGWWQPARPEPDLLAMLDLVALGTVADVVPLIGLNRAFVTKGLIAMRRRERPGLTALMDAARLNGPLKCWHLGFLLGPRINAGGRIGDATLGTRLLLAKDPVEAGAIAVELDRLNAERQAVERSIVAEAEAEADAALGAQGQSAVVLASGQGWHPGVVGLVAARLKEKFGRPAFAVAFTGDVGTGSARSIPGVDVGRAVRGAVERGLLVKGGGHAMAAGLTVERGRLGALRAYLEEVLAGAVEDARAVDELAIDGALSAGAATPELVDLVERAGPYGAGNPQPVFAFPAHRVAHAEAGNADQVRVRLRASDGSSLSAVAFRAAQSPLGKALLGARGQQIHVAGTLDLDSWQGRSQVSLRITDVAEQS; via the coding sequence ATGAGTCTCGCCGTCTCCGCACTGCCGCCGCCGCGGGCCTTCCTCGGCGTCGAGCGTTCCGTCACCGGCCGCTTCTGGCGGGACCGGCTGGATCTGCGCAGCTCGCAGGCGGCGCTCGCCATCGTGCAGCGTCAAGGCGTGCCGGAACTGCTGGCCCGTGTGCTGGCCGGACGCAATGTCCCGGTCGACGAGGTGGAAGCCTGGCTCGACCCCACGGTGCGCCGCCTGTTGCCCGATCCCGACACGCTCACCGGCATGCCGGCGGCCGTCGCCCGCCTTGCCGATGCGGTGACCAGCGGCGAACAAGTCGCGGTGTTCGGCGATTATGATGTCGACGGCGCCACTTCCACCGCGCTGCTCGTCGCGGTGCTGCGCAGCGGGGGGCTCGATCCCTGGTTCCACATTCCGGACCGCATCTTCGAAGGCTATGGCCCCAATATCCCGGCCATCGAGCAATTGGCGGCGCGTGGCGCCAAGCTGCTGGTGACGGTCGATTGCGGCACGGTGAGCTTCGAGCCGTTCGCCCGCGCCCATGAGCTCGGCCTCGATGTCGTGGTGATCGACCATCATCAGGCCGGCGAGGAACTGCCCGACGTTGCCGGCCTGGTGAATCCGAACCGCGCCGACGATCTCTCCGGCCTCGGTCATCTGTGCGCCGCCGGCCTCGTCTTCGTCGTCGCGGTCGGGCTGGTGCGCGAACTGCGGCGCCGCGGCTGGTGGCAACCCGCGCGGCCGGAGCCGGATTTGCTCGCCATGCTGGATCTGGTGGCGCTTGGCACGGTAGCCGACGTGGTGCCGCTGATCGGCCTTAACCGCGCCTTCGTCACCAAGGGCCTGATCGCCATGCGCCGACGCGAGCGGCCGGGCCTTACCGCCCTGATGGACGCCGCCCGGCTGAACGGCCCGCTGAAGTGCTGGCATCTTGGCTTCCTGCTCGGCCCGCGCATCAATGCCGGCGGGCGCATCGGCGATGCCACGCTCGGCACCCGGCTGCTGCTGGCGAAAGACCCGGTCGAGGCCGGGGCCATCGCTGTCGAGCTTGACCGGCTGAATGCCGAGCGCCAGGCAGTGGAGCGCTCCATCGTCGCCGAGGCGGAGGCCGAGGCCGATGCTGCGCTCGGGGCGCAGGGGCAAAGCGCGGTGGTGCTGGCGAGCGGGCAGGGTTGGCACCCCGGCGTGGTCGGGCTGGTGGCGGCGCGGCTGAAGGAGAAGTTCGGCCGGCCGGCCTTTGCGGTGGCCTTCACCGGCGATGTCGGCACCGGCTCGGCGCGCTCCATTCCCGGTGTCGATGTCGGGCGCGCGGTGCGCGGTGCCGTCGAGCGCGGTTTGCTGGTCAAGGGCGGCGGCCACGCCATGGCGGCCGGCCTCACCGTGGAGCGCGGCCGGCTCGGCGCGCTCCGGGCCTATCTCGAAGAGGTGCTGGCCGGCGCGGTCGAGGACGCCCGTGCGGTGGATGAGCTCGCCATTGACGGCGCGCTCTCGGCCGGCGCGGCGACGCCGGAACTGGTCGATCTGGTGGAACGGGCCGGGCCCTATGGCGCCGGCAATCCGCAGCCGGTTTTCGCCTTTCCGGCCCACCGCGTCGCCCATGCCGAGGCGGGGAACGCCGACCAGGTGCGGGTGCGGCTGCGCGCGAGCGACGGTTCGTCGCTCTCCGCCGTCGCCTTCCGTGCGGCCCAAAGCCCGCTCGGCAAGGCGCTCCTGGGCGCGCGTGGGCAACAGATTCATGTCGCCGGCACGCTCGATCTCGACAGCTGGCAGGGCCGTAGCCAGGTGAGCCTGCGCATTACCGACGTAGCCGAACAAAGCTGA
- a CDS encoding TetR/AcrR family transcriptional regulator produces the protein MLDMTPRRRSDTRKRLLELAEQMVLAKGFSSTSIEELIVGVGITKSGFFYHFKDKNDLARALLERHLEHDKALIDELFARADELNEDPLHGFLVFLRLFAEMMAELPEAHPGCLAATLCYQDQLFSRDVRELNASGMLLWRTRFRERLDRIAARYPPRDSVDLDTLADSVTTVVEGGLVLGRALQDPTILPKQILLLREFVRQAFVA, from the coding sequence ATGCTGGATATGACCCCGCGCCGCCGCTCGGATACTCGCAAGCGCTTGCTTGAGCTTGCCGAGCAGATGGTGCTGGCCAAGGGATTCTCCTCCACCTCGATCGAGGAGCTGATCGTCGGCGTCGGCATCACCAAGAGCGGCTTTTTCTATCATTTCAAGGACAAGAATGATCTCGCCCGCGCCTTGCTGGAGCGCCACCTGGAGCACGACAAGGCACTGATCGACGAGTTGTTCGCCCGCGCCGACGAACTGAACGAGGATCCGCTGCACGGTTTCCTGGTGTTCCTGCGGCTGTTCGCCGAGATGATGGCCGAGCTGCCGGAGGCGCATCCCGGCTGCCTTGCCGCGACGCTGTGCTACCAGGACCAATTGTTCAGCCGCGACGTCCGCGAACTCAACGCCTCCGGCATGCTGCTCTGGCGGACACGCTTCCGCGAACGGCTCGACCGCATCGCCGCTCGCTATCCGCCGCGCGACAGCGTCGACCTCGATACGCTGGCCGATTCCGTCACCACGGTGGTGGAGGGCGGATTGGTGCTCGGCCGCGCGCTGCAGGACCCGACCATCCTGCCGAAGCAGATCCTGCTGCTGCGCGAATTCGTGCGGCAGGCGTTTGTGGCGTGA
- a CDS encoding homocysteine S-methyltransferase family protein: MAKYRNNLPLLSDTVFLMDGGMETTFIFHEGIDLPCFASFTLMNDEIGRRQLRAYYTRYVDLARTRGVGFVFDAPTWRANPDWAAKLGFNAAALDDVNRRSIELLLGMREIYETPSSPMVVSGVIGPRGDGYRADNAMSALAAADYHAGQARTFAKADADMVSAYTLNYVEEAIGVAIAAKDAGLPSAISFTLETDGRLPTGQPLRDAIEQVDAETANAPVYYMLNCAHPTHFNHVIAEGGVWLDRIRGLRANASSRSHAELDSAPDLDPGNPEELGRQYRSLRGRMRNLNILGGCCGTDLRHVEQICFACLPVSKAA; the protein is encoded by the coding sequence ATGGCCAAGTATCGCAATAATCTTCCCCTGCTCTCCGATACCGTCTTCCTGATGGATGGCGGCATGGAGACCACCTTCATCTTCCATGAGGGCATCGACCTGCCGTGCTTTGCCTCGTTCACCCTGATGAATGACGAGATCGGCCGCCGGCAGTTGCGCGCCTATTACACCCGCTATGTCGACCTCGCCCGCACCCGCGGCGTCGGCTTCGTGTTCGACGCGCCGACCTGGCGTGCCAATCCGGACTGGGCGGCCAAGCTCGGCTTCAACGCCGCGGCGCTCGACGACGTCAACCGGCGCAGCATCGAGTTGCTGCTCGGCATGCGCGAGATCTACGAGACGCCCTCCTCGCCCATGGTGGTGAGCGGAGTGATCGGCCCGCGCGGCGACGGCTACCGCGCCGACAACGCCATGTCGGCGCTGGCGGCGGCGGATTATCACGCTGGCCAGGCCCGCACCTTCGCCAAGGCCGATGCCGACATGGTGAGCGCCTACACGCTGAACTATGTCGAGGAAGCGATCGGCGTCGCCATTGCGGCGAAGGATGCCGGCCTGCCCTCAGCCATCTCCTTCACGCTGGAGACCGATGGGCGCCTGCCGACCGGGCAGCCGCTGCGCGACGCAATCGAGCAGGTCGACGCCGAGACCGCCAATGCGCCCGTCTACTACATGCTGAATTGCGCCCACCCGACGCATTTCAACCATGTGATCGCGGAGGGTGGCGTCTGGCTCGACCGCATTCGCGGACTGCGCGCCAACGCCTCCTCGCGCTCGCATGCCGAGCTCGATTCGGCGCCGGACCTCGATCCGGGCAATCCGGAAGAGCTCGGCCGGCAGTATCGGAGCCTGAGGGGGCGCATGCGCAACCTCAACATACTCGGCGGCTGCTGCGGCACGGATTTGCGCCATGTCGAGCAGATCTGCTTCGCCTGCCTGCCGGTGAGCAAGGCGGCGTAA
- a CDS encoding esterase-like activity of phytase family protein — translation MSRASLLAGVALAFALTTGAHADQTYPATLTGHAVMPAESFLTMPADAPADLKTSGKYTTGKRVEAIGTVEGTSGGRPTGVFLPFQGQPLQGHSGIKTMPDGTFWILTDNGMGAKANSPDSALYLNRYKIDFKEGTFEPVETIFLRDPDKKVPFRIVHEGTDARYLTGADFDTESFQIIGDDLWIGDEFGPYLIKADMKGKVVEIFETMAGETPVRSPDHYLVTSAGAPNVTADFNDRRSKGFEGMASSKDGRFLYALLEGPLWDKEKKDWQRSANGREVLPILEFDVKAGKWTGRFWQYELEQNGNAIGDFNMIDASTGLIIERDNGEGTADKACAEGKKAPDCFHDIAKFKRVYKVELTDANVGKPVRKIGHIDLMKIADPDKKARKPLTDGALAFPFFTIENVDVVDATHIVVGNDNNLPFSSSRDPKRADDNEMILLEVGEFLKAK, via the coding sequence ATGTCGCGCGCTTCTCTGCTCGCCGGCGTCGCATTGGCGTTTGCGCTCACCACCGGCGCCCACGCCGACCAGACCTATCCGGCGACGCTGACCGGCCATGCCGTGATGCCGGCCGAAAGCTTCCTCACCATGCCGGCCGACGCCCCGGCCGATCTCAAGACTTCCGGCAAATACACCACCGGCAAGCGCGTCGAGGCGATCGGCACCGTGGAAGGCACCTCGGGCGGGCGCCCGACCGGCGTCTTCCTGCCGTTCCAAGGCCAGCCGCTGCAGGGCCATTCCGGCATCAAGACCATGCCCGACGGCACCTTCTGGATCCTCACCGACAACGGTATGGGCGCCAAGGCGAACAGCCCGGATTCCGCGCTCTATCTCAACCGCTACAAGATCGACTTCAAGGAAGGCACGTTCGAGCCGGTCGAGACCATCTTCCTGCGCGATCCCGACAAGAAAGTGCCGTTCCGCATCGTCCATGAAGGCACCGACGCGCGCTATCTCACCGGCGCCGATTTCGACACCGAGAGCTTCCAGATCATCGGCGACGACTTGTGGATCGGCGACGAATTCGGCCCCTATCTCATCAAGGCCGACATGAAGGGCAAGGTGGTCGAGATCTTCGAGACCATGGCCGGCGAAACCCCGGTGCGCTCGCCCGACCATTATCTCGTCACCTCGGCCGGCGCGCCGAACGTCACCGCCGATTTCAACGATCGCCGCTCCAAGGGCTTCGAGGGCATGGCCTCCTCCAAGGACGGTCGCTTCCTCTATGCGCTGCTCGAAGGCCCGCTGTGGGACAAGGAGAAGAAGGACTGGCAGAGGAGCGCCAATGGGCGCGAAGTGCTGCCGATCCTCGAATTCGACGTGAAGGCGGGCAAGTGGACCGGCCGCTTCTGGCAGTATGAGCTGGAGCAGAACGGCAATGCCATCGGCGACTTCAACATGATCGACGCCTCCACCGGCCTGATCATCGAGCGCGACAATGGCGAAGGCACCGCCGACAAGGCGTGCGCAGAAGGCAAGAAGGCGCCCGACTGCTTCCACGACATCGCCAAGTTCAAGCGGGTCTACAAGGTCGAGCTCACCGACGCCAATGTCGGCAAGCCGGTGCGCAAGATCGGCCATATCGACCTGATGAAGATCGCCGATCCCGATAAGAAGGCCCGCAAGCCGCTTACCGACGGCGCGCTCGCCTTCCCGTTCTTCACCATCGAGAATGTCGATGTGGTGGACGCCACCCACATCGTGGTCGGCAACGACAACAACCTGCCCTTCTCGTCGAGCCGAGACCCGAAGCGGGCCGACGACAACGAGATGATCCTGCTCGAAGTGGGCGAGTTCCTGAAGGCGAAGTGA
- a CDS encoding EamA family transporter yields MPLKDKLLALAVVVAWALNIVVVKLGIAEIPPIFLSALRFALVAALIIPFTRITLRQLPWVVLVSITFGGMHFGLLFVALSESEAGTAAILVQLGAPIATVLACLLFREPFGVVRLLGLALAVVGIGVLAAGPTLPGPLPLALLLLSATGWAVTNLIIKSMPDISPLTVTGWSSLIAVPQLLVASAFFEQGQWESLGTATWHGWLSIVYSAVISSIAAYGIWYWLLRKHSINSVVPYSMLNPLLSVLFGIVLLGDTPAPVKLVGALVMLAGVGLILRQSPAIVAASEPAS; encoded by the coding sequence ATGCCGTTGAAGGACAAGCTGCTCGCTCTCGCCGTCGTCGTGGCGTGGGCGCTGAACATCGTGGTGGTGAAGCTCGGCATCGCCGAGATCCCGCCGATCTTCCTCAGCGCGCTGCGTTTCGCGCTGGTGGCGGCGCTCATCATTCCCTTCACCCGCATCACGCTGCGCCAGCTGCCCTGGGTGGTGCTGGTCTCCATCACCTTTGGCGGCATGCATTTCGGGCTGCTGTTCGTTGCGCTCTCCGAATCGGAAGCCGGGACCGCGGCGATCCTGGTGCAACTCGGCGCGCCGATCGCGACCGTGCTGGCCTGCCTGCTGTTCCGCGAGCCGTTCGGCGTGGTCCGGCTGCTCGGCCTGGCGCTTGCGGTCGTTGGTATCGGCGTGCTCGCCGCCGGCCCGACCTTGCCGGGCCCGCTGCCGCTCGCCTTGCTGCTGCTGAGCGCTACCGGCTGGGCGGTGACCAATCTCATCATCAAGTCGATGCCGGACATCTCGCCGCTGACCGTGACCGGCTGGTCCTCGCTGATCGCCGTGCCGCAATTGCTGGTGGCTTCGGCCTTCTTCGAGCAGGGCCAGTGGGAATCGCTCGGCACCGCGACCTGGCACGGCTGGCTGTCGATCGTCTACAGCGCGGTGATCTCCTCGATCGCCGCCTATGGCATCTGGTACTGGCTGCTGCGCAAGCACTCGATCAACAGCGTGGTGCCCTATTCGATGCTGAACCCGCTGCTCAGCGTGCTGTTCGGCATCGTGCTGCTGGGCGACACGCCGGCGCCGGTGAAGCTGGTCGGCGCGCTGGTCATGCTGGCCGGCGTCGGCCTGATCCTGCGCCAGTCGCCCGCCATCGTCGCCGCGAGCGAACCTGCAAGCTGA
- a CDS encoding esterase: MLDLTLLGRLNFQHAAPTKPPLPPGRHDLGLFEERDYALVVPEGIDATVPTPLVTLFHGGGGSAEKIMPILRGHAEQNKFLLLVPQSLFPTWDIVIAGNGPDRERLDIGLAEVAARFTLDPTHFAFAGHSDGGSYSLSTGLSNGRIVSHILAFSAGFMTVLAQEGAPRVFIAHGRQDTQTPIETAGRSHAAKLRAAGYDLQYVEYDGPHASQPPMVALAVDFFLADRIRG, from the coding sequence ATGCTCGACCTTACCCTCCTCGGCCGCCTGAATTTCCAGCACGCTGCCCCGACCAAGCCGCCGCTGCCGCCGGGCCGGCACGATCTCGGCCTGTTCGAGGAGCGCGACTATGCGCTGGTCGTCCCCGAAGGCATCGACGCCACAGTGCCGACGCCGCTGGTGACGCTGTTCCATGGCGGCGGCGGCAGCGCCGAGAAGATCATGCCGATCCTGCGCGGCCATGCCGAGCAGAACAAATTCCTGCTGCTGGTGCCGCAATCGCTGTTCCCGACCTGGGACATCGTCATCGCCGGCAATGGCCCGGACCGCGAGCGGCTCGACATCGGGCTGGCCGAGGTTGCCGCGCGCTTCACGCTGGACCCCACGCATTTCGCCTTTGCCGGCCATTCCGACGGCGGCAGCTATTCGCTGTCGACCGGTCTTTCGAACGGGCGGATCGTCAGCCACATACTGGCGTTCTCGGCCGGCTTCATGACGGTGCTGGCGCAGGAGGGCGCGCCGCGCGTCTTCATCGCCCACGGCCGGCAGGACACCCAGACGCCGATCGAGACGGCGGGGCGTTCCCACGCCGCCAAGCTGCGCGCGGCGGGCTACGACCTGCAATATGTCGAATATGACGGCCCGCACGCCTCGCAGCCGCCGATGGTGGCGCTGGCGGTGGACTTCTTCCTGGCGGACCGGATCCGCGGGTAG
- a CDS encoding GYD domain-containing protein, producing MTTYIMLGKWTEQGIRSVRDSAKRLDAAKKMLKDMGGEIRSFHLTMGDYDFVMNYEAPDDAVAARYTLQLGMLGNVRSRTMKAFPEAAYRELISSLQ from the coding sequence ATGACCACTTACATCATGCTCGGCAAATGGACCGAGCAGGGCATCCGCAGTGTTCGCGATTCCGCCAAGCGGCTCGACGCGGCAAAGAAGATGCTCAAGGACATGGGTGGCGAGATCAGGAGCTTCCATCTCACCATGGGCGACTATGACTTCGTGATGAATTACGAGGCGCCCGACGATGCGGTCGCCGCCCGCTACACCCTGCAACTCGGCATGCTGGGCAATGTACGCTCGCGCACCATGAAAGCGTTCCCGGAGGCCGCCTATCGCGAGCTGATCAGCTCGCTGCAGTGA
- the glpX gene encoding class II fructose-bisphosphatase has product MAEITVKAGQALERILTLELVRVTERAAVAAARLRGRGDEKAADQAAVDAMRRELNRLPIAGRIVIGEGERDEAPMLFIGEEVGTGRGPAVDIAVDPLEGTTLCAKNMPGSIAVMAMAEGGTLLNAPDVYMDKIAIGPGYAKGVIDLDASPEENIHSLAKAKGVKPNEITALILDRPRHAGIIAAVRNTGASVQLITDGDVAGVIHTTDPDETGVDIYLGTGGAPEGVLAAAALRCIGGQMYTRLILDTDEKRARAKKMGVADPRKVYDIFDMVRGDCLISATGVSTGNMLKGVKFDKDVIKTHTVVMRSASGTVRWIEAEHRDHSKFGFD; this is encoded by the coding sequence ATGGCGGAAATTACGGTGAAGGCTGGCCAGGCGCTTGAGCGCATCTTGACGCTTGAGCTGGTGCGCGTGACCGAACGCGCGGCGGTGGCGGCCGCCCGGCTCAGGGGACGCGGCGACGAGAAGGCTGCCGACCAGGCCGCCGTCGACGCCATGCGCCGCGAGCTGAACCGCCTGCCGATCGCCGGCCGCATCGTCATCGGCGAGGGTGAGCGCGACGAGGCGCCGATGCTGTTCATCGGCGAGGAAGTCGGCACCGGCAGGGGTCCGGCAGTCGACATCGCGGTCGATCCGCTCGAAGGCACTACGCTGTGCGCCAAGAACATGCCCGGCTCCATCGCGGTGATGGCAATGGCCGAAGGCGGCACGCTGCTGAACGCGCCCGACGTCTATATGGACAAGATCGCCATCGGCCCCGGCTATGCGAAGGGCGTCATCGACCTCGACGCCTCGCCGGAGGAGAACATCCACTCGTTGGCCAAGGCCAAGGGCGTGAAGCCGAACGAGATCACCGCGCTGATCCTTGATCGTCCGCGCCATGCCGGCATCATCGCCGCGGTGCGCAACACCGGCGCCTCGGTGCAACTCATCACCGACGGCGACGTCGCCGGCGTGATCCACACCACCGACCCGGACGAGACCGGCGTCGATATCTATCTCGGCACCGGCGGCGCGCCCGAGGGCGTGCTGGCGGCGGCGGCGCTGCGCTGCATCGGCGGCCAGATGTACACCCGCCTCATCCTCGACACCGACGAGAAGCGCGCCCGCGCCAAGAAGATGGGCGTCGCCGATCCGCGGAAGGTCTACGACATCTTCGACATGGTGCGCGGCGACTGCCTGATCTCGGCGACCGGGGTGTCGACTGGCAACATGCTGAAGGGCGTCAAGTTCGACAAGGACGTCATCAAGACCCACACCGTGGTCATGCGCTCGGCCTCCGGCACGGTGCGCTGGATCGAAGCCGAGCACCGCGACCATTCGAAGTTCGGCTTCGATTGA
- a CDS encoding homoserine dehydrogenase: MAPALKIGIAGLGTVGAGVVRMLARRHNTIAAIAGRPVELVAVAARDRSRDRGIDLSNVRWADDAVALARDPGIDVFVELIGGEGGVAREAVETALANGKHVVTANKALLAHHGVALAHLAADKGVSLNFEAAVAGGIPIVKTLREALLGNTVARVSGILNGTCNYILTRMQEEGLSFEACLKEAQRLGYAEADPSFDVDGFDTAHKLTILASLAFGVAPDAGAVHVEGIRSITLADLDAADELGYRIKLLGVAVRTEAGVEQRVHPTMVPKHWPIAQVSGVTNAVAVDGDAVPLTLVGPGAGGDATASAVVADLCDLAAQRFAPAFGSAAKDLRNAERATMQRHEGGYYIRLAAVDRPGTAAAIARHMAEQNISLESIMQHRRGRPHGGDRPESAEDPAPVVLITYATTEDAVRRAIAAIEADGVIASAPQVIRIEKD, from the coding sequence CGCATGCTCGCCCGCCGCCACAACACCATCGCCGCCATTGCCGGCCGCCCGGTCGAACTGGTGGCGGTCGCCGCCCGCGACCGCTCCCGCGATCGCGGCATCGACCTCTCGAATGTGCGCTGGGCGGACGATGCGGTGGCGCTGGCCCGCGATCCCGGCATCGACGTCTTCGTCGAACTGATCGGCGGGGAGGGCGGTGTCGCCAGGGAGGCGGTGGAAACTGCGCTTGCCAATGGCAAGCACGTCGTCACCGCCAACAAGGCGCTGCTCGCCCATCATGGCGTGGCGCTGGCCCATCTTGCCGCCGACAAGGGTGTTTCGCTGAATTTCGAGGCGGCGGTGGCGGGCGGCATCCCCATCGTCAAGACGCTGCGCGAGGCGCTGCTCGGCAACACGGTCGCCCGCGTCTCCGGCATCCTCAACGGCACCTGTAACTACATACTGACGCGGATGCAGGAAGAGGGGCTGTCCTTCGAGGCGTGCCTCAAGGAGGCCCAGCGGCTCGGCTATGCCGAGGCCGATCCGAGCTTCGATGTCGACGGCTTCGATACCGCCCACAAGCTCACCATCCTCGCCAGCCTCGCCTTCGGCGTCGCGCCCGACGCCGGCGCGGTGCATGTCGAGGGCATCCGCTCCATCACGCTGGCCGATCTCGATGCGGCGGACGAACTCGGCTACCGCATCAAGCTGCTCGGCGTCGCGGTGCGCACCGAGGCCGGAGTGGAGCAGCGGGTGCATCCGACCATGGTGCCCAAACATTGGCCGATCGCCCAGGTTTCGGGCGTGACCAATGCGGTGGCCGTCGATGGCGACGCCGTGCCGCTCACTTTGGTCGGCCCCGGCGCCGGCGGTGATGCCACTGCCTCCGCCGTGGTCGCCGATCTCTGCGACCTTGCGGCGCAACGTTTCGCGCCGGCTTTCGGCAGTGCCGCCAAAGATTTGCGCAATGCCGAGCGGGCGACAATGCAACGTCATGAGGGCGGGTATTATATCCGCCTCGCGGCAGTGGACCGGCCTGGAACGGCGGCAGCGATTGCCCGCCATATGGCCGAGCAGAACATTTCTCTCGAGTCCATAATGCAGCACCGACGCGGTCGTCCCCATGGTGGCGACCGCCCGGAAAGCGCGGAGGACCCGGCACCGGTGGTGCTGATCACCTACGCGACGACGGAAGACGCGGTGCGCCGCGCTATCGCCGCCATCGAGGCCGATGGGGTGATCGCGTCTGCACCGCAGGTGATACGGATCGAGAAGGATTGA